The following nucleotide sequence is from Phacochoerus africanus isolate WHEZ1 chromosome 6, ROS_Pafr_v1, whole genome shotgun sequence.
AATTAAAAGCAGGAACACGGGCCATCTCTAAAACAAGCAGCTTAACTCTGAGCCATAGAACTCTAAGAAGTCGGGGTCTCCGTGCAAGGAAAATACAACACAAGAACTTCTCCAGTGGGTGTAAATCGTTTCCTCAGGGCCAAAACTATTCTTAGAGAAAACACAGCAATTCCCCAGTCAATAGGGAACAttgttcttaaaaaatttaaggttGAAGAGTATCACTGCAAATTGGACTGGATCGCCTCTCTTAGAGAAAAGTGCTTCTCGTGGTAAACGCACGTATCTTAAATGTGTCCTCATCTGAGCACAAGAAAATACCGATTACTTCCAAGaatttaaatttgattatttcctcaaaaatttattcttttcaagaGGAGATAAAAAGTCGCTTGCATTTCTGTGAAGCAGTATatggttttaaaatgtaaagctggagttcccgtcatggcgtagtggttaacgaatccgactaggaaccatgaggttgcagattcgacccctgcccttgctcagtggattaacgatctggcgttgccgtgagctgtggtataggctgcagacgcggctcggatcctgcgttgctgtggctctggcgtaggccagtggctacagctccgattcaacccctagcctgggaacctccatatgccgagggagcggcccaagaaatagcaacaacaacaacaataacaacaacaacaaaagacaaaaaaaaaggtaaagctaTCTCATAAATCTATTTTGCTCTTCCCATCTATAAAAGATAGAAATTAAAGAACCAGCCGTGGATTCTTTgagcaagaaagaaatgaatttgatttatttttcattagtaaAATACAGTTTGGGCTAGAATGAGCTAATCATGACTGGAGGCTGACCCTGGACTGACACATGTCAACTGCTTGCAAAGTCAGTAAGGAGAAGTCTCAGAACTGAACTCTCCTGAGGTCAATCACTGAATGTAACACACATATTCTTTACACATGagctttaaaaaacattatttgtcACAGAGAGATAGGACAGTGaaaacagaactagaaaaaaatcaaaagcactgGAGACCAGAATAggccagagagagacagagagagaacgGTGTTTTAGTCCTGAGGCAGAATTTTTCTTGATTTCAACAAAGGCTGTAAGTCATTCTTCCAGGGATTTCGCAACTTTTCTATTAACTACTTTGTGTATTTTGTGTGAAGTGTGTATATGTAAGCATATACACGGGCATCCTATCTATCTGCATATGATACACAAAAGTGCACGGGAAGTAATTGCGCAGAACAGAAAGCCCTTAGGAGAGGGCTTATAAGGAGCAGATCAAAAGAATAAAGCTATGTTTTTCTTTGGGCCCTTTTCTCATCACTATGttttcttaatccactgactaGAGGATTTTTCAGgtgaaaaatctggaaaaatcagACTTTTTCACCTATGAAAAAATTAGGTgagcagaaagaaaacagcaataaacCAAGAGCATATAAAAGCACAAACATTATTTCAAATGGGTATCAACTTACCAATCATCATTGTTAAAGACAATGAatcctctgtttcctcttccaaAAGCTATCTGGTTGCTTCCGTTATCCCACCAGTTTGCAAAAGGTTGGCCGTCCACCACGTTACGGAACCAAACCATGTTCCTAAAACAAAATGGCATGTGAAACGTTGATGAGTAATCCCATGGTTTCAGATAAAGTCTTAAGAAGGTTTATTATTAGAGGGAGGATACCTCTAAACAAGTAGTCTCACCTTATCTGACGCCATCGATGCTCACAGACCCAGCCATTGCCACAGGTAGTATCTGCATTAATAGTAACTTCCTTAATGACCCCGTTATTATTTGGTGGCCCAATCCAATCATTAACATCCTTGATTGGCAAAAAGAAATCATTGTAAAAGACGGCATTTTTAACACAGCATGTTCCCCAAACTCAATCTGTTCTATTGGGGTCTTCATGGTGTCTTCATTTAGAATCCAACTCCTTCATtacttttacttttctccttCCAAACTTCACCTTCTCCGGGCCCTTATTTCAAACAAGGGTATgactggttttggttttttttactcTCTCGTTTTCTTTCCAAGGAATTGCAATGATTTCTTAACATCACTTGTACATAGATAATGTAATGTCGTGGAAACGGCAAGGACTTTTGCGTCAGAAACAGCAGGTTCTATGACAACTGGCCAAGAACACTTAGATAATATTCATCATTTCTGTGCCtgattttcctcttcttaaaatgaAGCTTTTGCTTCGTTGCTATTAAACTGAAATAATTTAGGTAAAAATGCTTCAAAAAATCTGCTAAACAAATATTACTTTCTGTCATTCCTCCTTGTTGAGTAAGGGCACTAATCAAAACACCACAATAATCTTTACACACCTGACCAAACTTTTAATATTGTGCGTTTCTCTTTTAAATgcagttctcttttttcttcagtttttcaacggccacacccactgcatgtggaacttcctagccagggatcaaacctgagccaccgcagtgacaatgctggatctttaacttctCAGGCATAAGGGAACTCCACTACTGTATTTTTCCGACTGGcaattttaatcattaaataaacAACAGACTATGCCTAGGAAGACTATCAGAGTCTGTCTTAAAATCATGCCGTATCACAAACAGTGGACAAATCAAACGTTTCTAGCATGCAGAAGTCCTAAAATGTCTTGGAAATGTTATGGGAAGAGGGAGAATGGACTTATGCCATGACTCCTGCCATCAGAAATTGGGCCAGTTACTGAAAATTATAGGAAATAGGCTCAGGAGAAGGGGACATCTTCCAAATATTAAAGCTCGCTAAAAACAAAACGAGGTCCTCGACAAAGGAATGAGCTTCTTAATTTGAAAGGGATCTAGGAGGAAGTAGAGAAAGACCTATCTTGGGTGCAATGAAGACGATGTTCTAATTCAGGTATGAAGTTGCTACTTGAGGCTGCATGGGAAATCTTCCGGTTAAAGAGAAAGTGTACCTCTAACTTTCCAAATACTTCAACACTCTATGTctcagttcatttttaaaattactgctcAGATTCATGTCTTTGCCACATTGTCAAAAcgtccctcctctttctccttcctagaACAGACTGCAAACAGCTCTTCTTTAAGACACgcactttccttcttcttctacttTCCCTATTGAACCTCCCTTCGGCTAGGCAAATTCTCTGCACGCCAGCACAAAACTTTTTAGAAACGGATTTAACCAATATTTGTTATCTTCCTTGTGCTGTGGGCAGGTACTTTTTAAAGGTGTTGGCAAGTGTGGCTTTTTAATCCTCATATCAATGCTATGAAGTAGGTACTTATGAGAAGCATACTTATTTTACTCGCTGTATCCTTACTTTCAAGTGGGTTATTTGGGGGCAGGAAGTAGGCTCACCATATTTGGAAATAGCTGGCCCACTCTTGGTCAATAGAGACCAGtcgtttttactttttaatatccACGGTATTGCTAAAAGAGCCCTGCAACAGGCTGGCCTTCactaaatatttgacaaaataccTAGTGTATGTCACGGCATCATGTGAAAGTAAAACCTCTTCTCCttgagaaaaagatattttttggaCAACACCAAAACTTACTTTTCCATTCACAAAATTTCTTGCCCAACGGTAGCTTGACATCACTCGTGTGAATCCGTAAGGATGGGCGAGCATAAATCCAACTGCTATTTTGTACAGTCTAAAAGGCACAGAATACCATCATCACAGAAGAAAGCAATATTTTAATGTCAGTCAAGGGTAGCTTCCAAATCGGGGAACTGTGTTTCCTACCTAGCGTCCCAGAATGTAAGAATAGATGCTCCCCCAGCTCCATGCCCTCGCTGGTTGTCATGGTTATCAACAAAGACAAGGGCTCGATCAGAAGGCATGAAACCCCAGCCTTCTCCCCAGTtcctacaaaacaaacaaaagaacgtTAAATTCAAATAAATGCATTCTTTCATAACAGCTGCAGAGTAACCTAACATGTCGTTCCTTCAGTAGAGGACCCTCCAGGGAAATTCTCTAATGAAATGATTATTCCGTAGGGCCTTTGAAACATAAATTACATAGATATATGATCCTCAGACACATTccatgtgtgtttatatgtagGAAGACTTCAATTACATTCATGTTACAGGTAGAAGGTGTGTGTGACGGAAATTAGTTTCGAAGAGTTTGGGTATATTATGATGGAGGTGGATTTCCAAAGGGTGAACGAACATTGATATCACACTCTACAGAATGACAAGTGGGGATAAAAGAAGGCTTACATACTGTATTCGTAGAAGATAGAGAGTTTATGtttgaaattaatttcttaatatatcTGAATTCTACAGTAGGACCACATTACAGCGACTTCATCCTTAATAGAATCTTCTGAATAATAACCTAGCACTAACAGATCATATACCAATATTGGTCAGGTCTAGTAGACTCCTCTAATACACAGATGCAAATCTCTATGTTTTGGCTTTCTAGACAGACTTCCTTGTGACTGGCATtctaaataagaaatataatcaATTGCAGTCTGGGGAATTATAACACCGTATGAGTCATTGAATCCGTGAAAGACATCTGCCTTGAGAAGATAACCCGTGTTGGGGCATGGCACAAATATGTGTGAAGTAAATCAAAGCATAATTCACATTTCACTTACTTCAAGTAAGACATCTTCTCTCCACTCCACTTGCGCACAACGGTGCCCAGTTTTGCACCGTATTTAAATTCTGTCACGCGGCCATTTCCAAAGTACTCACTGCTTTTAATTGGCTCACCACCCAAATCAATCACCTAGTAGAAATGGAGAAGAAACTCTCATGTTAAGGAAGAACTTTAACAAGGTAAACTAACATTACCCAGAGAATAGCTTTATACTGTCTGTGTTGCACCAAATGCCCCTGACGGTTTTCCTTATAGCAAGATTCCTGTTTCTTTGCTACGCCTATGCTAAGAGAGTACAAGTGATGGGACAAAATGACCTGTAGTCCTGTGAAATTACTGGCCTCATGTAGTCTCACATGTCAATGATAAGCATAGCTCACACTTATAACAGCACTTAATATCTGCATGACGGTATTTCTACGTGGTTGataaatattaactctttaaTCCTTCAAAGACATTACCATGACCCCTTTcgattaattttggaaaaaaaaaaaaaaattgctacccAGAGAAGTTAGTTAGCCTAAACCAACACAGCTGAGAGTGCTAGAGCCAAGAGTGAGTCACACAGACTAGCTCAGGACAACAACTACATTACCACCCGTCTTCTCCAATGCTCTCTGGGCAGCTGATAAATGCCACAAGCTGTCTGCAGGCTAAGGAGATTCTCCGCGTTTGTATCAAACACCTCTTGTGATACAGCTAGATGTGCCACCTCTGACTCGAAGGGGGTTAAAGAACACCCTGCTGTGTAAATGATGTAGCCGCTAATCTACACAGAAATGCTACTTTCAATGAAACCCGCTACTGCTTTTCTAGCGAATTACATTACAGGGTTTTCCATGCACGTATACACATTGAGGTACCTCCTGGAATATGAAAGGTCGACTCCCGGCAGAGAACCACTTGGTGTTTAGGTTGCGAAGTTTATTCAAAACTGCTTTTATGTCTCCAGGCCACATGTGCTTAGAAGCATCAATTCGGAACCCTGCTACACCAATGTCAATGAGTTTGTTTAGATAATCAGCAATCTTGGAGCGCACATAATCTTTTTCCAGTGCAAGATCAAGGAGACCAACCAGTTGACAATCTCTGACCTATTGAGGCAAAAATGGTGTGACTCATACAGAAAACATCATCTTTCCCTGAGCATTCAC
It contains:
- the LOC125129917 gene encoding pancreatic alpha-amylase-like, which translates into the protein MKLFLLLSAIGFCWAQYAPQTKSGRTSIVHLFEWRWVDIALECERYLGPKGFGGVQVSPPNENIIVTNPSRPWWERYQPVSYKLCTRSGNENEFRDMVTRCNNVGVRIYVDAVINHMCGSAAAGTGTTCGSYCNPGSRDFPAVPFSAWDFNDGKCKTASGGIESYNDPYQVRDCQLVGLLDLALEKDYVRSKIADYLNKLIDIGVAGFRIDASKHMWPGDIKAVLNKLRNLNTKWFSAGSRPFIFQEVIDLGGEPIKSSEYFGNGRVTEFKYGAKLGTVVRKWSGEKMSYLKNWGEGWGFMPSDRALVFVDNHDNQRGHGAGGASILTFWDARLYKIAVGFMLAHPYGFTRVMSSYRWARNFVNGKDVNDWIGPPNNNGVIKEVTINADTTCGNGWVCEHRWRQIRNMVWFRNVVDGQPFANWWDNGSNQIAFGRGNRGFIVFNNDDWQLSSTLQTGLPGGTYCDVISGDKVGNSCTGIKVNVSSDGRAQFSISNSAEDPFIAIHAESKL